In Labrys monachus, the genomic stretch CCTCGTCGACCTTTTCGGGATGGAGCTCGGCCGCCGGGGCGTCTCCCGCGGCAGGAGCATCCGAGGCATCGACCGCGTCGACCTCTTCTTCCAGTGCGCCGCCCCGCCTCATTGCGTCGCTCCCGTCACTTGCGGCGCGGCAGGCGTCGCACCGAGCCCGAGCACCTGCAGCTTCTGGGCGATCTGGTCGCCGACCGGGACCTTCTCCGGCAGGTCGCCGGCGCCGACCACCTGGGTGATCCTCATCGGCACCAGGTCGAGATGGCGGCGCGCGAGGTCGTCCACCCGATGCGGCTGGCTCATATAGGCCCATTCGGCGCGCAGCCCTTCGATCGCCCGCTGCTCGGCCTCGATGCTGCGACGCAGCTTGGCAACCTTCTCAGCCTGCAGCGTCGCCTCGTATTTGATCGAATAGACGCCGATCGCCGATGCCACCAGGAGGCAGATCAGGACCAGATTGAGGATGCGCGTCATCGGCCCCTCCCGGATTGAACATGGATGTCGGGCAGGCCGAGGAAGCCGGTGCCGGTATCGCGCGCCGGCGCGGCGGTCCGCGTGCCGAAGCGCAATTTTGCCGAGCGCGCCCGCGGATTGGCCGACGCCTCCTCGGCCGACGCCGCGAGCGGATTGCGGCTCGCCTGGACGAAGGTCGGCGACGGCACCGAAAGTTCCGGCGCGTGGCGCGACCCGCCTGCCTGGCTGCGGGTGCGATCCGCGAAGAAGGTCTTCACGATACGGTCTTCGAGCGAATGAAAGGTGACGACGACCAGCCTCCCGCCGGGCTTGAGCACGCGTTCGGCGGCAAGCAGCGCCAGTCCCAACTCCTCGAGCTCGCCGTTGACGGCGATGCGCAGGGCCTGGAAGGCACGCGTCGCCGGATGGATCTCGCCCGGCCGGCTGCGGATCACCCGCGCGCAGAGTTCGGCGAGCTGGCTGGTGCGCAGGAACGGCGTGGCGGCGCGGTCGGTCACGATGGCGCGGGCGAGCGCGCCGGCCCGGCGTTCCTCCCCCAGCACCTGGAAGATGCGGGCCAAGGCCTCCTGGGGCAGCGTCGCGATCAGGTCGGCGGCACTCGCGCCCGTGTTCGACATGCGCATGTCGAGCGGCCCGTCCCTGCGGAAGGAGAAGCCGCGCTCGGCCTGGTCGAGCTGCATCGAGGAAACGCCGATATCGAGCACGATGCCGTCCACCCCTCCTTCGCCCAGCATGGGCGCCACGCCTTCGAGATTGGAGAAGCGGTCCTCGACCAGGGTGAGGCGCCCCTTCATCTCCGAGACGAGAGCCATGCCGTCGGTCACGGCCCGGCGGTCGCGGTCGATCGCCACGACACGGGTGTCCGGCGCGGCGGCGAGAATCGCGCGCGTATAGCCGCCGGCCCCGAAGGTCCCGTCGATGAAGCCCTCCCCGGCGGCCGGCGCCAGGGCCGCAAGCACCTCGGCGAGCATCACCGGCACATGCGCAGGCACGTCGTTGGAAGAGGTGGGAATGGCGGACATCGGGTTCTCGAACAGGCGAAATCAAAGGCAGGCATGGCCCGGGCGGACGTTCCGTCGTCAGCGCTCAGCGCCGGGCGGACAGGTGCATTCTCGATGCGGAGGCAGGGTATTCGGAATGCAAGCCTTTCGACCCGCCGCGATCTGCACCTTCATCCGCCCTCCAATCGCCGCCACGAAGGCAGGAATCGCCGAATGAAACCGGATGACCATTTCGCCGGGCCAAGCCGATTTCATCCGGCTCCAACCCTGCCGAAGACGGACCCCGATACTCCCGTTCATTAACGGGCACGACGGTTAACGAACGGTTCGCATCCGCTCCCCGGCCGGCAAAAATTCCCTAACGGCAAGAGCGACCTCATGTGCCGAGCCCAGGGCTCCCCCGGTCGAAAGCGGTTTCGCCGCGTGGTAAAGACCGACGAATTCGTCCATAGCTGACATTGCCCGGACAAGAATCGAACGGTTTGCGTCCGCCCTGCCGCGGACGGGAACTGCCGGTTCGACGGACCGCCGTGCCGACAGGCGGGGGCTGACCGGATCAACAGGCGAGGAGCACGTTCCAAGATGCCCATTTCCGCTCGGTTGCTTCTTTGCAGCGCGGCGCTCGTCCTCGTTCTTCCCCCCGTCGGCGCCGCCTTCGCCGAGGAACCGGTCGGCAATATCGATGCGGGCGGCCTGGTGATCGAGGGAGCCGATCAGGTCGAGCTGCGCTCCGAGGACCTCTACCTCTCGGCCAGCCAGGTGCGGGTTTCCTACCGCTTCTTCAATCCTGCGGACCACGACCTCGTCGTCACGATCGCCTTTCCCATGCCCGACGTCACAGGCGAGGAAGGCATGGCGGTGAACATTCCCGATCCGGCCTCGCCGAATTTCCTCGGCCTCCGGACGAAGGTCGACGGCCAGCCCGTCGAGCCGTCCCTGGAGCAGCAGGCGGTCTTCGCATCGGGCGGCGGCGTGCAGACCCCGATAACCGATCTCCTCGGCCAGCTCGCCGTTCCCCTGCTGCCGGTCGGCGAGGCCACGAAAGCCGCCCTCCGGCGGCTCGGAGCCGACGACCGGCGGCGGCTGACGGATCCGGGCTATGCCGGCGCCGAAGGCGGCGAGGTATCGGCCCGATGGACCCTGCGCTCGCGCTTTCACTGGCAGCAGGCGTTTCCGGCCGGGAAGGAAGTCGTCGTCGAGCAGAGCTATACGCCGAGCGTCGGCTTCACGCCCGGCATCTTCTTCGGCAAGGGCAGCCTGACCGGCGAGTCCCTCGCCCAGTATCAGAAGAAATACTGCACCAATCCCGGCTTCCTGAAAGCGGCGGACCTGCTGACGAAGCGGGTCGCCGCCGGCCTGCAAGGTGGCACGACGGCGCCCCCGTCCCAGGCCAGGCAGCTCTATTTCGGCTATGCCATCGCGCGCGGGCAACAGATCGGCCGTTTCCGTCTCGTCGTCGACAAGGCCTTTCCGGACAACCTGGTCTCTTTTTGCGGCGAGGGCATCAAGCGTATCGACGGCACCCGCTTCGAGCTGACGCGGACCCGTTACACGCCGGACCGCAATATCGATGTCCTGATCCTCGATAATCATGCCGGGCGGTGAGCCCTTGGCGTACAGGGAACTCCCGACGCTCCCGCCAGCCGCAAGCGCGCAGGATGGGCTGCGCCTATATCGTGTCGCGCGTGAACATCCGCCAGATCAGGAGCACGATGATCGCACCCACGACGGCGCCCAGGAAACCGGCACGCTCGCCGAGGTGATACCACCCGACCTGCTGGCCGAGCCAGGTCGCGAGGGCGGCGCCCACGATGCCCAGAATCGTCGTCAGGATGAAACCGCTGGGATTGTTGGGACCTGGCGACAGAAAACGCGCGATCAGGCCGGCGATGAAGCCGATGAGGATGGTACCGACGATACTCATGCTGGCTAACCCTGTTCGAGATCGGCCGCAATCTGGCGATGATTCGCGACAAAGACAAGAAGCGACTCGGACAAGAAGCGGCCCGGTCGAATGAGGAAGTGCCAGCTGGCCTGTAAGCCGGGTTCTGTGGGGCCCGCATCGCTGCGGACGTGGCGGCCATTCATCTGGGACCGCCGTCACCGGCGGCCTCAACGCAACCAACCCGGACGACAGCGCGGAGATACGCTTCGACGCATCCGAAGATCGTCGCGGTCGTCCCTATTCGGTCTTGCTCCGGGTGGGGCTTGCCGTGCCGCTGACGTTACCGCCAGCGCGGTGCGCTCTTACCGCACCCTTTCACCCTTACCCCGGCATGCCGGGGCGGTTTGCTTTCTGTGGCGCTTTCCCTAAGGTCGCCCCCGCCGGACGTTATCCGGCACCCTATTTCCGTGGAGCCCGGACTTTCCTCCATTCCGAGAGCGAAGAGCCGTGGCGAACCGCGGGCCTTGGCCTTGGAACAGCGGCCGCCCAGCCAGCTGACGGCTCTGTCTGACCTGATACGCCCTCAGCGTCAACAAAGAAAAAGGCCGGCGCAGTGCGCCGGCCAGTGATGTCCTGGAGGAATGGAAGACCATTCGCACCGATATCTGCCAGCGGGCGCTCCGGCGTGCTGTGCGAAATATCACATGGCGGCGCCGGAGAGATCGTCCCGCGCGATGATCAGCGCCCGCAACGTCCCGATGGTCGACATGTCGCAGATGCCGTCGACGAGCGCCGGCCGGAAATGGCGCTGGAAGGCCCGCACCACGGCTTCCGTCAGCGCGTCGTAGACACCGGTCAGGCCGATGCCGTAGCCGTAGAGCGAGAACATCGCCTGCAGCGCCTCGATGGGCTGGCCGGCTTCGCCGGGCGAAAAGAACCGGCCGCCGGTGATCGGAGACGGCGGAACGAACAGGCCCACTCCCCTGGCGGCGAGGCCAGCCCAGTCGAACTTCTCGCCGGGATCGGCCTTGCGAAGCGGGGCCACGTCGGAATGGCCGAGCACGTGCTGCGGGGCGATGCCGTGACGCGCGACGATATCGATGCAGAGCGCTCCGACGGCAGCCATCTGCGCCGGCGGAAAATCCGGGTAGCCCCAGTCATGGCCGGGATTGGCGATCTCGATGCCGAGGGAACGGGAGTTGACGTCGTCGGCCCCTTCCCAGACGGCCTTCCCGGCATGCCAGGCGCGCCGGCTCTCCGGCACCATCTGCACCACCTCCCCGGCTTCGGAGACGAAATAATGGCACGAGACCTCGGCGGCGGGATCCGCCAGCCTCGCGAGCGCGGCATCGCTGTCGCGCATGCCGGTATAATGCAGGATCAGCAGATGCGGTCCCGCGATATCGAGGCGCTCGCCGTGATTGGGCGAGGCGAGGAACCGGCGGGCAACGGGACTGTCGGGTGAGGTCACGGGTCGAAGCCAGGTGAGGCGCCGGAGGATCGACGGCGCCACCGTGGAGGCAGCGCCCGAAAAGCGCAAAGAACGCAAAAGCTTGAAGCGATGTGCCGATTCATTTTATCAGTTCGTTGGGGAGTCGCAAGGTAGGGATGAGATCATGATCCGTGTGGTGGTTGCCGGCTCGACCGGCTGGGTGGGCAAGGCGCTGGTTCCCGCCATCGCGGCGGCGGACGGCCTCGTCCTCGCCGGCGCGGTCTCGCGCCGGGCGGCAGGCCAGGATGCCGGCGCGGCGGTGGGCATCGCGCCGGTCGGCGTGACCATCGCCTCCAGTCTCGCCGAAGCCCTGGAGGCGCCCTCGGACGTGGTGGTCGATTACACCAAGCCCGATGCGGTGAAAGCGCATGTGCTCGCCGCCGTGGCGGCCGGACGGCGCGTCGTCGTGGGCACCTCGGGCCTCGGCGCGGCCGACTATGCCGAGATCGAAGCGGCGGCGGCGGCGCAGGGGCTCGGCGTCGTCGCGGCCGGCAATTTCTCGATCACCGCCACCCTGCTCAAGCGCTTCGCCCTCATGGCCGCCCGCTACGTGCCCGATGTCGAAATCATCGATTATGCCGGCGCCAGGAAGCCGGACGCGCCTTCGGGCACGGCGCGCGAGCTCGCGGAAGCCCTCGCCGGCATCCGCGGCACGTCGACGGCGAGGCCGGCCGGCGAGGTCACGGGCGTTCCCGGCACGCGGGGCGCGGCGGTCGGCGAGGCGCCGGGCGTGCAGGTGCACGCCTTGCGGCTGCCCTCCTACGTCCTCTCCTGCGAGGCGCTGTTCGGACTTCCCGACGAAAGGCTGACCATCCGGCACGATGCGGGCTCGTCCGCCGCACCCTACGTCGCCGGCACGCTTCTCGCCATCCGCCGCGTCATGGGCATCACCGGCCTCGTGCGCGGCCTCGACAACCTCATCGACTGAGCGACATGGAACTCTCGATCGCCGAACTGACGCAGCGCTTTCCCGATTTTCGCGTCGCGGTGCTCGTGGCCGAGAGGCTGAGCATCGGCCAGGACCGATCCGAAGAACTCGACGGCGCCATCCACGCCATGGAAGCGGCCAGCCGCGCCCGTCATGCCGGTATCGAACTGTCCGCCATTCCCGGCGTCGCGGCCTGGCGAAGCGCCTATAAGGGCTTCGGCATCAAGAAGACGAGCTATCGATCCTCGGTGGAACGGCTGCTCAAGCGGGTGATCGCCGGCGACGGCCTGCCGCGGATCAACAGCTTCGTCGACATCTACAACGCCGTCTCGCTGGCGCACGGCTTCTGCGTCGGCGCCGACGACCTCGACAGGATCGCGCCCCCGGTTGCCTTCCGCTTTTCGCGGCCGGGCGACACCTTCCTCGACATGGGCGCGGAGGCGGGCGAGGATCCGAACGATCCGCCCAAGGACGGCGAGGTCGTGCTCGCCGATACGCGCCACGTCCTGTGCCGGCGCTGGAACTGGCGGCAGGACATGCGCTCGGCTATCACGACGGAGACCAGGCGCGCGCTGATCACCGTGCAGGCCAATGGCTGGGGCGACCTCGAAGCCGCCGTAGGGGAGCTGGCCGGCCTACTGGCGCATCAGTGCGGCGCGGATGTGCGGATCGGCTATGCCGATGCGCAGACCCCCCGAATCGCGATCGGATGACGGGAGACCGATCCCCGGGTGCGCGGACGTCCCGTCCGCTCTTGGAAACGCTGCGTTCGCGGGTCGGAAGAGCGGACGGGACGTCCGCGCACCCGGGAGCCCCGCTCTATGCCGCCGCGCGTTCGACGCGCGGCCTCAGGCCCAGCAGGTGGCAGATCGCGTAGACGAGGTCCGCCTTGTTCATCGTGTAGAAGTGGAAATCGCTGACGCCGCGGTCGACGAGGTCGAAGACCTGCTCGGCCGCCACAGCGGCTGCCACCAGCTTGCGGGTGGCGACGTCGTCGTCCAGGCCTTCGAAACGATCGGCGAGCCGCTTGGGCACGCTGGTGCCGCAGCGTTCGGCGAAGCTCTTCACCTGCCTGAAATTCTGCACCGGCACGATGCCGGGCACGATCGGAATGTCGATACCCGCCTCGCGCACGCGGTCGATGAAGCGCAGATAATGCTCGTTGTCGAAGAAGAACTGGGTGATGGCCCGCGTCGCGCCAGCATCGACCTTGGCCTTGAGGATGTCGATGTCGAAGGCGAGCGAGGGGCTCTCCGGGTGCTTTTCCGGATAGGCGGAGACCGAGACCTCGAAGTCGCCGAGGGCCTTGATGCCCGCGACCAGGTCGGCCGAATGGGCGTATCCGCCCGGATGCGGTTCATAGCGGGCACCGACGCCCGCTGGCGGATCGCCGCGCAGCGCCACGATATGGCGCACGCCGACCTCGGCATAGGAGCGGATCACGGCATCGACCTCGTCCCGCGTCGCACCGACGCAGGTCAAGTGCGCGGCCGGATGGATCGCCGTCTCGCGTACCATGCGGGCCACGGTGTCGTGGGTGCGCTCGCGCGTCGAACCGCCGGCCCCATAGGTCACCGAAGCGAAGAGCGGATCGAGCGGAGCGAGACGTTCGACCGCCTCCCACAAGGCCGCCTCCGCCTCGTCGTTCTTGGGGGGAAAGAATTCAAAGGAAACGCGGATGCCACCGCGCGAAGGCAATGCATGCCCGGCCATCACGCCACCTCCCGGCCAATCGAGATCCTGTCCGAAACCCGGCGCGGATCGCGCCCCGTCCAGATCGAAACGGTGAGTCGGGCGGGAATGCCCGAAGGCTTCTCCGCCGCCTCGACCATTCGCCATCCCGCCGGCTCGAGATGCGCCGCCTCGAACCAGTGCTCGATCGTCTCCCGGGCGAAGCCGAGGCGGCGATGGGCGAAGTCCTCGCGCAGGAATTCGAGTTCGTGCGGCGCGAAATCGACGATCACCAGTCGCCCGCCGGGGCGCAGCGCCCGCGCCACCTCGCGCAAGGCCCTCGCACCGTCGTCGAGATAATGCAGCACCTGGTGGATGATGACGAGGTCGTAGGCCCCGGCCTCCACCGGCAGGGCGAAAAGGTCGCCCTGGCGCACCACCGCATTGCGGACGCCGCTGCGCTCGAGATTGGCGCGGGCGACCGCCAGCATTTCCGCGCTCGCATCGACACCGACGGCACGGACGGCGAGCGGCGCGAACAGTTCGAGCATGCGCCCGGTACCGGTGCCGATGTCGAGCAGCGCCTGCACCGGCCGAGTGCCGATCTCGTCCCGCAACGCGGCTTCCACCGCCTCATCCGAGGCATGCAGCGCGCGGATACGGTCCCAATCCTCGGCATGGGCGCGGAAATAATCCGCGGCGATCGCGGCCCGCGAGCGCCGCACTTCGACGAGGCGCGACCGGTCACGCGCCAAGACGCGATCGCTGCGGTCGAGGCCGGTAAGGATCTGCATGAAGATTTCCGATTTCTGCGTGGTTTCGGCGAGCTTGAAGAAGGCCCAGGCCCCTTCCCGGATCCGCTCCACCAGCCCCGCCTCGACCAGCAGCTTGAGGTGGCGCGAGATGCGCGGCTGCGACTGCCCGAGGATCTCCGTCAGATCCGTCACGTTCAGCTCGCCTTCGGCGAGAATGGCCAGAAGGCGCAGGCGCGTGGGCTCGCCCGCCGCCTTGAGCGCCGTCAGGACCGTATCGAAAGGAGCGAGAGTCGCCATCCGCGTGCCCAAAAATCACATAAAGATATCTTTATATCATTCTCGGGGAGAGGCAAGAATTTTGTTGTGCAAGCGACGACATGATGCGCAGGGGCGACCTCACGGGCACGGCGGCATCCGCTCATCGGCACCCGGCATAGGCCAAGCACCCGCTTCCCGTGCTGACCGGGCTTCTCACGGGCAGCCGGCCCGGCTTCGGATCAAGGAAAAGCGGGGGCGCGAATGGCTCGCCGCGCCGATCTATCCGCACCACACCCATTGCTCGGGCACGCGGATGTGGAACGCCTCGCCGACGCGAATCGCGCCGGGACGGTCCACATGGGCGACGACGCCGCGCAGGCGCTTGGCGGCGGCGGAGAAACGCAGGGCCAGCCCGTCCTTGCCGCCGCAATGCCTCGCGACCTCGGCCCCCGCGATCCGGCACGGCGCGTTCTGGTCGGTCACCGCCAGCACCGCGCCGGAGGGAAAGAACAGGCGGGTGCCGCGCGGGATGAAGGAGAAGCGGGGCAGGCCTTCCACGGCGAGGTTGGCCCCGAGCCATTCCGGTTCGACATGGTCGATGCCGAGATTGGCGGCGATGACGGCGAGCTCCTCGACCGAGACGATCGAGACCTGGCGCTCGTTGTGGATCGGCTCGCCTCGCTGGAACCAGGGCACGCGCACGTCGGCGGGCCGGAGGAAGCCGGCATGGCGGTCGCCCGGAATGCCTTCATGCGTCACTTCGAGCGCCGGCACCGCTTGCGCCCCGATCGCCATGCCGGACGCGGCGGCGACCGCGGCCACCCTGCCCTTGCGCTTGATCACCGGCGTGACGGCGATGTCTCCCGCCGGCTGGGGCTGGTCGGACGCGGTCATGCCGCCCTCTTCCAGCCCGCCGCCAGCACCCCGGCGCCGATCATCAGCGCGCCGCCGGTACGATTGACGGCCCGCTGCACGGTGGGCCTGCGGATCGTCGTGCGCGCCATCGAGGCCATCGCGGCGTAGAGGCCGGCATTCAGCGTGGCGAGAACGAGGAAGGTCGCCTCGAAGATCGCCATTTGCATCGCCAATGGCCGGCCGGCATCGAGGAATTGCGGCAGGAACGCCACGAAGAAGAGGATGCTCTTGGGATTGAGCGCCGTCACCACATAGGCATGCAGGAAGATCCGGCCGGCCCGGCTCGCCTTCCCGGCCGCCGGCGCACCGGAAGCACCCGAGACCGGCGCGCGCCACAGCTTGACGCCGAGATAGATCAGATAGGCGGCGCCGATCCATTTGAGCGCCGTGAAGATCGCCGCCGATGTGGCGAGCAGGGCGCCGAGACCGAGCATCGAGGCCGTCATCGCCGTGAAATCGCCGAGTGCCACGCCTGCGACCGTGGCGCCTGCCGAGCGCCGGCCGTGGCCGAGCGCATAGGAAATCACCAGCAGGACGGTAGGCCCGGGAATGGCGAGGAGCACCGCCGAGGCGGCGACGAAGGCGAGCCAGTGATCGAGGGCCATGCTGCTGCTCCGGAGCGAGCGCCGAGCAATCCACGGCTCGTGGCGGATTGCAAGGCCGAATCAGGCCGTTGACGGCCGGCGTCCTGCGCTTGGGACGCCGGCTTGAGCCGCTTCAGGCTCAGGCGCCGAGCCTCGCCGCGCTGCGGTTGGCGACGCGCCGCTGTTCGACGGCGGCGGCCAGGCGCTCCAGCACCTCGACCGTGGCGTCCCAGCCGATGCAGCCATCCGTGATGCTCTGGCCATAGACCAGCGGCTGGCCCGGCACCTGGTCCTGGCGGCCGGCCACCAGGTTGCTCTCGATCATCACGCCGATGATGCGGTTGTCGCCCGCCGCGACCTGGCCGCCGATGTCGTCCATCACCAGCGGCTGGTTCTCGGGCTTCTTGGAACTGTTGGCGTGGCTGGCATCGATCATCACCACCGGGGACAGGCCGGACTTGGCGACCTCGGCACAGGCTGCATCGACACTCGCCGCATCGTAGTTCGGCGCCTTGCCGCCGCGCAGGATGATGTGGCAGTCCTCGTTGCCCGTGGTCGAGGCGATCGCCGACAGGCCGTCCTTCGTCACCGCCATGAAGTGATGCGGCTGGGAGGCCGAGCGCACGGCGTCGACGGCGATGCGGACATTGCCGTCCGTGCCGTTCTTGAAGCCGACCGGACAGCTCAGGCCCGAGGCGAGCTCGCGATGGATCTGGCTCTCGGTGGTGCGCGCCCCGATCGCCGCCCAGGCCACGAGGTCGGCGATATATTGGGGCGTCGTCATGTCCAGGAATTCGCAGGCGGCGGGCAGGCCGAGATTGTTGATGTCGAGCAGGAGGTGGCGGCCGATCCGCAGGCCCTTGTCGATCTGGAAGCTGCCGTCGAGGTCGGGATCGTTGATCAGCCCCTTCCAGCCCACGGTGGTACGGGGTTTCTCGAAATAGACCCGCATGATGATCTCGAGCGAGGGCGAGAGGCGGCGACGCAAGTCGGCGAGGCGTCCGGCATAGTCCATGGCCGCCACGGGGTCGTGGATCGAGCAGGGGCCGACCACCACGACAAGGCGGTCGTCCGCGCCCTTGAGGATCGCATGGACGCCGGCCCGCGAGGCGGAAACGGTGCGGGTCGCCTCGATCGTGCGCGGATATTCGCGCATCACCTCGGCGGGCGTGCTCAAGGCCTTGATTTCACGGATACGAAGGTCGTCGGTGGTGCTCAACATGGCTGGTTTCCCTGGATGGACTGGGGTCCCGCTGGCGGCACAAAAAAACCGCCAGATGGGCTGGCGGTTGTTCGGGACTTGATTTGCTTCAATCTTCAGATCGAGCGCACCCCTACTTCCGCCAGCGGCCTGCGAAAGCCAAAGTACCAATAAAAATAGGGGGCGGTTGCAAGGATCATGGCGTGCATATAGGTGGGAAAGAAAGGTTTGTCACCTGTCTTTTGCGAAGGCCGTCCCTTTCTGCACCCATCGCGTTTCCGTGCCGGTCAGGGCACCATCTCCTGCACCTTGCCGGCGATCGCCTCGCCGAGAATGCGATGCGCGGCCTTGTCGTAATGGATGCCGTCGACCGGGCTCACGGACACCAGCGTGCCCGCGTCGAGGAACTCGGCACCGTGCCGGCGCGCCACCGCCTCATAGAGCGGCGGCAGCGCCTTGGACTTCTCGACGCCCCCGGCGAACATCACCCCCAGGAAGCCGGCGAGCAGGATCGGCGGCGGACAGACGATCAGCAGCCTGGCAGGCGGATTTCCCAGATTGGGCGTCGCCGCGATGATGCCCGCAAGGATGTCGACGCCGGCCGCGACATCCTCCGGCGGCGAGCCGAAGCGGGCCTTGAGGTCGTTGGTGCCGAGATTGAGGACGATGACGTCGAGCGGACGGTGGCTTTCGAGGCAGGCGGCGAGGTAGCGGCGCCCGTTCTTGAAATCGCCCTCGATGAGGTCGTCCCGGATGGTGGTGCGGCCTGGCAGGCCTTCCTCGATGACATGCCAGGAATGGCCGAGGATCTTGCGCATCACGCCCGGCCAGCGTGTCCTCCCGTCATACCGCCGCGCATCGTCCGGACCGGTCGCCGGCGGCGTGCCATAGGTGTTGGAATCGCCGAAACACAGGACGTTCTTCATGGCTCGATCCTCCTTGGATGGTGTTTTCGCTCGTCGCCCTACCGCTTCGCCACGATGAACAGACGCGGAAAGGCGAGCAGCACCTTGCCGTCCGCCCGCGCTGGATAGGCCTTTGCGATCCGGGCGGTATAATCGGTGATGAACCCGGCCTTCTCTGCCTCGTCGAGCGGATCGAGGAAGGGCCGGAGCCCGGTCGCGCGCACCCAGGAGACGATCGCGGCGGCATCGTCGAGCACGTGGTAATAGGTGGTCCGCCAGATATCGATCAGCGTGGCATGGCCGGCAAGCTGGTCGTAATACGCTCCCGCCGGCGGAATGCGGTCGCGCAGGGCCGCAGCGTCGCCGAGCTTGGCGGCCCACGGCCCCTCCCCCGCCGTCTCTCGCATCAGGCGGTGCGAAGCCTCGTCGAGATTGTCGGGTACCTGAATGGCGAGAACGCCGCCGGGTGCGGTCTGGCCGAGGAGACGCGGCAGCAAGGCAGCATGGCCCGGCACCCATTGCATCACGGCATTGGCGAAGATGAGATCCGGGGCGGCGGCGGCCTGCCAGCTCGCGGCGTCGCCCTTCTCGAATCGAGCGCCGGGAAGGCGCTTGCCGGCTTCCGCCAGCATGGCGTCGGAGGTGTCGACGCCGAGAACATCAGCATCCGGCCAGCGCCGGGCGAGGAGTTCGGTCGAGTTGCCCGGGCCGCAGCCGAGATCGACGGCGCGGGTGACGGTGTCGAGCGGCACGCGGCCGAGAAGCTCGAGTGCGGGGCGCGTGCGTTCGTCCTCGAAACGCAGATAGAGGGTGGGGTTCCAGTCGGACATGGGGCATTTCCTGAGAGCGCGGGCGTCCCCGCCCATAGGCGCTGAGATAAGAGGAGGAGGCGCTGTTTTGTCATACCCGCGCTTGTCCCGGCTATCCAGACTTCGTGCGGCATGGCGGCTTGCGGCCCGCTGGATTGCCGGGACGAGCCCTGCAATGACAAATCCTGGACCGTTATGGGCCAAAATCGCCTTGTCTTGGCGCCCTATGGGCGTCCCCGCCCGCTCTTGGCAACAGTACATGTACCATGAAAGAGACGCAGGGCGGCATCCCCGCGCCTGCCGCGTCA encodes the following:
- a CDS encoding MOSC domain-containing protein is translated as MTASDQPQPAGDIAVTPVIKRKGRVAAVAAASGMAIGAQAVPALEVTHEGIPGDRHAGFLRPADVRVPWFQRGEPIHNERQVSIVSVEELAVIAANLGIDHVEPEWLGANLAVEGLPRFSFIPRGTRLFFPSGAVLAVTDQNAPCRIAGAEVARHCGGKDGLALRFSAAAKRLRGVVAHVDRPGAIRVGEAFHIRVPEQWVWCG
- a CDS encoding LysE family translocator; this encodes MALDHWLAFVAASAVLLAIPGPTVLLVISYALGHGRRSAGATVAGVALGDFTAMTASMLGLGALLATSAAIFTALKWIGAAYLIYLGVKLWRAPVSGASGAPAAGKASRAGRIFLHAYVVTALNPKSILFFVAFLPQFLDAGRPLAMQMAIFEATFLVLATLNAGLYAAMASMARTTIRRPTVQRAVNRTGGALMIGAGVLAAGWKRAA
- a CDS encoding 3-deoxy-7-phosphoheptulonate synthase, with protein sequence MLSTTDDLRIREIKALSTPAEVMREYPRTIEATRTVSASRAGVHAILKGADDRLVVVVGPCSIHDPVAAMDYAGRLADLRRRLSPSLEIIMRVYFEKPRTTVGWKGLINDPDLDGSFQIDKGLRIGRHLLLDINNLGLPAACEFLDMTTPQYIADLVAWAAIGARTTESQIHRELASGLSCPVGFKNGTDGNVRIAVDAVRSASQPHHFMAVTKDGLSAIASTTGNEDCHIILRGGKAPNYDAASVDAACAEVAKSGLSPVVMIDASHANSSKKPENQPLVMDDIGGQVAAGDNRIIGVMIESNLVAGRQDQVPGQPLVYGQSITDGCIGWDATVEVLERLAAAVEQRRVANRSAARLGA
- a CDS encoding SGNH/GDSL hydrolase family protein, which translates into the protein MKNVLCFGDSNTYGTPPATGPDDARRYDGRTRWPGVMRKILGHSWHVIEEGLPGRTTIRDDLIEGDFKNGRRYLAACLESHRPLDVIVLNLGTNDLKARFGSPPEDVAAGVDILAGIIAATPNLGNPPARLLIVCPPPILLAGFLGVMFAGGVEKSKALPPLYEAVARRHGAEFLDAGTLVSVSPVDGIHYDKAAHRILGEAIAGKVQEMVP
- the tam gene encoding trans-aconitate 2-methyltransferase; protein product: MSDWNPTLYLRFEDERTRPALELLGRVPLDTVTRAVDLGCGPGNSTELLARRWPDADVLGVDTSDAMLAEAGKRLPGARFEKGDAASWQAAAAPDLIFANAVMQWVPGHAALLPRLLGQTAPGGVLAIQVPDNLDEASHRLMRETAGEGPWAAKLGDAAALRDRIPPAGAYYDQLAGHATLIDIWRTTYYHVLDDAAAIVSWVRATGLRPFLDPLDEAEKAGFITDYTARIAKAYPARADGKVLLAFPRLFIVAKR